Proteins encoded in a region of the Sphingopyxis sp. OAS728 genome:
- a CDS encoding DUF1963 domain-containing protein: MTELELLGWALALATLAFLAIIGFAIWWSWRSRTATAAPREPQAPRASRVPREIRLPKLPRKAAPEPDVEISPSRLARISRKAPIEMPADDEYAPEHQSAAAIEPADVALESMALEVEEAAHRAEKIDAQEVSLRLVPQIPPRDAISTNSWLGGRPRLPAGMEWPKIDDQPADFLAQIDCADLPQGLWGGLGPRDGALAFFIHRRRFDMCVVHLRDTGTPVAPPYTLNDPEGWFGPHGGLAFGDLASFAVRAFPEWPVDLVAIGPGDADPRSEADPGEPGAALYDRGYDIADPAFHPFDWGSMTAMVALLEMRLDRLTPEAAPAPGADAGDIAEMEQRAAFNYEARKRAEEIIAIVHDSAARAEFSASDATAVMAGLHAIHWVKAIRSVDPETGAERIETITLPLTTHRADANLWVHDYQTILFDRAKHAWCANPDNLSAPTRAFYEPWWRDLAEREMAAMGHEPFRHILDYDEEHEAVLLELPTSGLMSRRFGDGDNLVVTIDKADLAIGDFSKLRVQVSH, encoded by the coding sequence ATGACCGAGCTCGAATTGCTGGGTTGGGCGCTGGCCTTGGCCACGCTGGCCTTTCTGGCAATAATCGGCTTTGCCATCTGGTGGTCGTGGCGATCACGGACCGCAACCGCCGCGCCGCGCGAACCACAGGCGCCACGTGCGTCGCGGGTGCCGCGCGAAATCCGGCTGCCGAAACTGCCGCGCAAGGCCGCGCCCGAACCCGATGTGGAAATCTCGCCATCGCGGCTCGCACGAATCAGCCGCAAGGCGCCGATCGAGATGCCGGCCGACGACGAATATGCGCCCGAACACCAATCCGCCGCGGCTATCGAACCGGCCGATGTGGCGCTCGAATCGATGGCTTTGGAGGTCGAGGAAGCCGCACACCGCGCCGAGAAGATCGACGCCCAAGAGGTGTCGCTTCGCCTCGTTCCCCAAATCCCGCCGCGCGACGCCATCTCGACGAACAGCTGGCTCGGCGGTCGCCCGCGACTCCCCGCTGGCATGGAATGGCCAAAGATCGACGATCAGCCGGCTGATTTCCTCGCACAGATCGATTGCGCCGACCTCCCTCAGGGCCTGTGGGGCGGGCTGGGACCGCGCGACGGTGCGCTCGCCTTTTTCATCCATCGCCGCCGTTTTGACATGTGCGTCGTTCACTTGCGCGATACCGGCACGCCGGTCGCACCGCCCTATACGCTCAACGACCCCGAAGGATGGTTCGGCCCGCACGGTGGTCTGGCTTTTGGCGACTTGGCGTCGTTCGCGGTACGCGCCTTTCCCGAATGGCCGGTCGACCTCGTCGCCATCGGCCCGGGCGATGCCGATCCGCGCAGCGAAGCCGATCCGGGCGAACCCGGCGCCGCGCTCTACGATCGCGGCTACGACATCGCCGATCCTGCGTTCCACCCCTTCGACTGGGGCAGCATGACCGCCATGGTTGCATTGCTCGAAATGCGGCTCGATCGGCTGACGCCCGAAGCCGCGCCGGCGCCGGGCGCCGATGCCGGGGATATCGCCGAAATGGAGCAGCGCGCCGCGTTCAACTATGAAGCGCGCAAGCGCGCCGAAGAGATTATCGCGATTGTCCACGACAGCGCGGCGCGCGCCGAGTTCTCGGCCAGCGACGCGACGGCGGTGATGGCGGGGCTGCACGCAATCCACTGGGTCAAGGCGATCCGCTCGGTCGACCCCGAAACCGGCGCCGAACGGATCGAGACGATCACCCTGCCGCTGACGACCCACCGCGCCGATGCGAATCTGTGGGTGCATGATTATCAAACGATCCTGTTCGATCGCGCGAAGCACGCCTGGTGCGCCAATCCCGACAATCTTTCCGCGCCGACGCGGGCATTTTACGAGCCCTGGTGGCGCGATCTCGCCGAACGCGAAATGGCGGCTATGGGGCACGAGCCGTTTCGCCACATCCTCGATTATGACGAGGAGCACGAAGCGGTCTTGCTCGAACTGCCGACGAGCGGATTGATGAGCCGGCGGTTCGGCGATGGCGACAATCTGGTCGTGACGATCGACAAGGCGGACCTCGCCATCGGCGACTTTTCGAAGCTGCGGGTGCAGGTGAGCCACTAA
- a CDS encoding helix-turn-helix domain-containing protein has product MTGLQALTEKEKETLRLLAGGHDAKSMARHLGLSVHTINERLRDARRKMSASSSREAARQLREIEGRTPEYLGDKALGEAAADPGMEEMTAPAGTRRISRRAGWIAGGLFMSFSLALLAFASMSGSADTPAASPSTVPAESAAAAAARGWLALVEKGEWNASWEATGQSFKALNTVEAWRRVASQVQGPLGAVKSRTLVSEEYVPAPPYGYQMVKFRTDYANKAGAIETLSLVREGGEWRVVGVTVE; this is encoded by the coding sequence ATGACAGGACTTCAGGCGCTTACCGAAAAAGAGAAAGAGACGTTGCGCCTGCTGGCGGGTGGGCATGACGCGAAATCGATGGCGCGGCATCTGGGCCTGTCGGTCCATACGATCAACGAACGACTGCGCGATGCGCGGCGCAAGATGTCGGCATCGAGCAGCCGCGAGGCAGCGCGGCAACTGCGCGAGATCGAAGGCCGGACCCCCGAATATTTGGGGGACAAGGCTTTGGGGGAAGCCGCGGCCGACCCCGGCATGGAAGAGATGACGGCACCCGCCGGGACGCGCCGCATATCGCGCCGCGCCGGCTGGATTGCCGGAGGTTTGTTCATGTCGTTCAGTCTTGCCTTGCTCGCTTTCGCTTCGATGTCCGGGAGCGCCGATACGCCCGCCGCGAGCCCTTCCACTGTTCCCGCCGAAAGCGCTGCGGCTGCGGCCGCGCGCGGATGGCTCGCGCTGGTCGAGAAGGGCGAGTGGAATGCGAGCTGGGAGGCGACGGGGCAGTCGTTCAAGGCGCTCAATACGGTCGAGGCCTGGCGCCGGGTGGCGAGCCAGGTGCAAGGACCGCTGGGCGCGGTGAAATCGCGCACTCTGGTCAGCGAGGAATATGTACCCGCGCCGCCCTATGGCTATCAGATGGTCAAGTTTCGCACCGATTATGCGAACAAGGCGGGGGCGATCGAAACGTTGTCGCTGGTGCGCGAGGGCGGCGAATGGCGCGTTGTCGGGGTGACGGTGGAATAG
- a CDS encoding ribbon-helix-helix domain-containing protein, producing the protein MARTTLSTPPLHPPVKRSVTIAGHPTSISLEPMFWDALEAEAARQALPVNALVARIDVERMEADDPPNLTSAIRQWLWRELSAAPRSPSP; encoded by the coding sequence ATGGCGCGCACGACCTTGAGCACGCCGCCGCTCCATCCCCCGGTCAAACGCTCGGTCACGATCGCAGGCCATCCGACCTCGATCAGCCTCGAACCGATGTTCTGGGACGCACTCGAAGCCGAAGCCGCGCGGCAGGCGCTTCCCGTCAACGCGCTCGTCGCGCGGATCGATGTCGAACGGATGGAAGCCGACGATCCGCCGAACCTGACCTCGGCGATCCGGCAATGGCTGTGGCGGGAGCTGAGCGCCGCTCCCCGATCACCGAGCCCTTAG
- a CDS encoding DUF7010 family protein has product MTDTSLSIAQQDLARAYAGGAPGVLVSGLVWLIAGAVWQLHGTMAAFAALFVGGMAIHPLGVLIERIAFKAPKATVGKPLETLAIEATIPLFVGVLIAWVLLVRAPDLAIPVFAAIVGARYFLFRTMYGEIAYWVLGAAILLVAGVGLFGIALPLNLGFLVGAIELVAAVLILQRWRARP; this is encoded by the coding sequence ATGACCGACACGTCGCTCTCCATCGCCCAGCAAGACCTCGCCCGCGCCTATGCCGGCGGCGCACCCGGCGTACTCGTTTCGGGCCTCGTCTGGCTGATCGCCGGAGCGGTTTGGCAGCTCCACGGCACCATGGCCGCCTTCGCCGCGCTGTTCGTCGGCGGCATGGCGATCCACCCGCTCGGCGTCCTCATCGAGCGCATCGCGTTCAAGGCGCCGAAGGCGACCGTCGGCAAGCCGCTCGAGACGCTCGCGATCGAGGCGACGATCCCGCTGTTCGTCGGGGTGCTGATTGCATGGGTGCTACTCGTCCGCGCGCCCGACCTTGCGATCCCGGTCTTTGCAGCGATCGTCGGGGCGCGCTATTTTCTCTTCCGGACGATGTATGGCGAGATCGCTTATTGGGTGCTCGGCGCTGCGATCCTGCTCGTCGCGGGGGTTGGGCTGTTCGGCATCGCCTTGCCCCTCAACCTCGGCTTCCTTGTCGGCGCGATCGAACTCGTCGCCGCCGTGCTGATCCTCCAGCGATGGCGCGCACGACCTTGA
- the phbB gene encoding acetoacetyl-CoA reductase, which yields MARVAIVTGGSRGIGEAISLKLKEMGVTVVANYGGNDEKAREFTDRTGIAAMKWDVGDHQACVDGCIAVTEKFGPVDIVVNNAGITRDGTLSRMSYADWDDVMRVNLGGCFNMAKACFPGMVERGWGRIVNIGSINGQAGQYGQVNYAAAKSGIHGFTKALAQEGAKKGVTVNAIAPGYIDTDMVAAVPAPVLEKIVAKIPVGRLGQADEIARGVAFLCSEDAGFVTGSTMSINGGQHMY from the coding sequence ATGGCACGCGTAGCAATCGTCACCGGCGGCAGCCGCGGCATCGGCGAAGCAATCAGCCTCAAGCTGAAGGAGATGGGCGTCACCGTCGTCGCCAACTATGGCGGCAATGACGAAAAGGCGCGCGAGTTCACCGACCGCACCGGCATCGCTGCGATGAAATGGGACGTCGGCGATCATCAGGCGTGCGTCGACGGCTGCATCGCCGTCACCGAGAAATTCGGACCCGTCGACATCGTGGTCAACAACGCCGGTATCACCCGCGACGGCACGCTGTCGCGCATGAGCTACGCCGATTGGGACGATGTAATGCGCGTCAACCTGGGCGGCTGCTTCAACATGGCGAAGGCCTGTTTCCCGGGCATGGTTGAGCGCGGCTGGGGCCGCATCGTCAACATCGGCTCGATCAACGGGCAGGCGGGGCAATATGGCCAGGTCAATTATGCCGCCGCCAAATCGGGCATCCACGGCTTTACCAAGGCGCTGGCGCAGGAAGGCGCGAAGAAGGGCGTGACGGTCAACGCGATCGCGCCGGGTTATATCGACACCGACATGGTGGCGGCGGTTCCCGCACCCGTGCTCGAAAAGATCGTCGCGAAGATCCCGGTTGGGCGTTTGGGTCAGGCCGATGAAATCGCACGCGGCGTCGCGTTCTTGTGCAGCGAAGATGCGGGGTTCGTCACCGGGTCGACGATGAGCATCAACGGCGGCCAGCATATGTACTGA
- a CDS encoding ATP-grasp domain-containing protein translates to MPFQPRVAILVPAPDYYEKWQPAFARKAAALTAAGLIVEQRVWTEPGDLSGHDLVLPLFAWGYQRDVAGWYALLDRLEVERLPVANPVPVLRWNSDKAYLAELGAKGVAVVPTVEVDALDDASLTEAMSELATDEIVIKPAISGGADGTHRILPGAPIPADALGQRRLVQPMMPGILTEGEYSLFFFGGKFSHAIVKRPASGDFRVQEQFGGRETACEVSDAAQALAAAALAAAPAPPVYARVDMVGDALGTLHIMELELIEPSLFLHHAPDKGAAFGHAVARALI, encoded by the coding sequence ATGCCGTTCCAGCCCCGCGTCGCGATCCTCGTCCCGGCGCCCGACTATTATGAAAAGTGGCAGCCCGCCTTTGCCCGCAAGGCGGCGGCGCTGACCGCGGCCGGGCTGATCGTCGAGCAGCGCGTGTGGACCGAGCCCGGCGATCTGTCGGGCCATGATCTGGTGCTCCCGCTCTTCGCATGGGGCTATCAGCGCGACGTTGCGGGCTGGTACGCCTTGCTCGACCGGCTCGAAGTCGAAAGACTGCCGGTGGCCAATCCGGTGCCCGTGCTGCGCTGGAACAGCGACAAGGCCTATCTGGCTGAACTCGGCGCCAAGGGTGTTGCGGTCGTGCCGACGGTCGAGGTCGATGCGCTCGACGATGCGAGCCTGACCGAGGCGATGTCCGAGCTTGCGACCGACGAGATTGTGATCAAGCCGGCCATTTCGGGCGGCGCCGACGGGACGCATCGCATTCTTCCGGGCGCGCCGATTCCGGCCGATGCGCTGGGTCAGCGGCGGCTCGTCCAGCCAATGATGCCGGGCATATTGACCGAGGGCGAATATTCGCTCTTCTTCTTTGGCGGCAAGTTCAGCCACGCGATCGTCAAGCGCCCCGCATCGGGCGATTTTCGCGTGCAGGAACAATTCGGCGGGCGCGAGACCGCGTGCGAGGTGAGCGATGCCGCGCAGGCGCTCGCGGCTGCGGCGCTGGCGGCAGCACCCGCGCCGCCGGTCTACGCGCGCGTCGATATGGTCGGCGATGCGCTCGGCACGCTGCACATCATGGAACTCGAACTGATCGAGCCGTCGCTGTTCCTGCATCATGCGCCCGACAAGGGCGCGGCGTTCGGGCATGCGGTGGCGCGGGCTCTGATCTAG